The sequence below is a genomic window from Carassius gibelio isolate Cgi1373 ecotype wild population from Czech Republic chromosome A17, carGib1.2-hapl.c, whole genome shotgun sequence.
ATGTGTTTGTTTTGAAGAAGTTGTTGGTGTGTCTTCTGTTTGTCTCTCAGTTCCTCTGAAGAGTATCTCGGTGGAGCTGCAGGTCCGGGATCACGTGGCCTCCGTCAGCTCCTGTCTGCAGTATGTGAACGAGGAGGAGCGTCCGCTGGAGGCCGTGTTCGTCTTCCCGCTGCCCGCCGACGCCGCGGTCTGTCACTTCAGCGCCAGGATCGGAGAGCAGGAGATTGTGGCCGAGGTGCAGGACAAACAGAGTGTGAGTCCTGCGTCTGTCTCTAGTGCTGTCTGATTGTGTCTGAGTTTGTGGATACGGATGAGTTTGTCTCTCACAGGCGCGGGATCAGTATGATGATGCTGTGAGCTCGGGCCAGCAGGCGTTTCTGCTGGAAGAGAGCGAGGAGAGTTCAGATGTGTTCAAACTGAGTGTGGGCTGTTTGTCTCCGGGTCAGAAGGCCTCCATCACCATCGTCTACATCATCGAGCTCAGTGTCCAGGCCGATGACGCGCTGCGCTTCTGTCTGCCCGCTGTACTCAACCCACGATACACACCTGCAGGTAATCATTACCTGGTTTCAGGAAAGAGcatgtattgtatgtatgtattgatatGATGGTGAATAAATCCAGATCATAACCCATTACTGGCCACAGCAGTGGCTGTCCACATCTTCTGtaattaaaggagtagttcacttccagaatgaatTTGTTCTGATAAGTTACGCTCCCTAATGTCATCCATGATGTTTATGTCTGTCTCTGTTTAGTTGCAAATAACCACAAAAAGACATCTTGCAGTAGCTCAGTGATGTGAAACTACAAATTCACGCATGACGTAATCCCGTTGGAAAGGTCACGTGCGATCAGCTCTTCATCTGTATGCTGGCAGCTGGTTCCTAATGCTCAGGTCACTTCTGGTCAGAACGGAAGCTGCTGTTGGGCTCTAGATTGATCCAGAGTTATAAagtgtgtctgtttgtctgtggTTCTCTCAGTTTCAGCGGCTGGTGTTCCAGAAGTTTCCTCAGCATCAGTTATTCCTTACACTCTGTCTCTGAGTGTTGAAGTGAGATCTTCAGACCGTATCTCCAAACTCGAGTCCAGCTGCCCTCTGGATCCTCTGGAGTTCCTCGACGCGCAACACACTCACGCCacggtactgtgtgtgtgtgtgtatgtctgtgagaGAGtttcagtgactgtgtgtgtgtccgtgtagTTTTTATGCACTAAACGTTTTTCAAGAAGCCTAAAAgcatgttggtgtgtgtgtgtgtgtgtgtgtgtaggtgaatCTGACTGCTGGTCACCGGTTCGATAAGGATGTGGAGCTGTTTCTGTATTATGAAAATTCCCATCAGCCCTCTGCTGTCGTGGAGGCAGGAGCGTCTGCGGCTCCGTCAGGTACGACTCTGTGCAAATAACATTGAAACATGGAAGATATGATGCTTTTGTTTGTACATGAATTCAGTTTGGTGTAAGTATAATGTAAGTTAAAGCCAGTAAACTCAGATTGTTACTGTACTTTACAGTTGTTGCTTGTCAGAATGATTAATATGATCCAAATAAGGTTTTGGAGATAATTGGTGTCACGCTATGTATATCTGTTTTTCTATGTCATACTGTGTGCTACACATCATAAGACCTCAGTTCCAGTCGAATCATTGACCGTTCATAGGAGAGAATGTGACAGAATTTGATCAAGAATGCTGATTTTGCCCTACACcaaaagaatactttttttgatTCTAGTAGTTTGTGCACTGATTTGTGATGTTTAGGACGGGTCGTATGTAAGTTGTAATGCAGGGTTGATTAGTTTCTCCGGTAGTTTTGATTCACTCTGCAGGATAGAGACTGACACGCAGTCTAACACAGTTCATACAGCATTCAGGCCATTTACACCCCTTTACCACAGTACTGTCTAACGCCATCCAAACAGCTGAATCCCTCACAATCTTCAGGAAACAACTGACACTCTTCCATGAGCATCTAACAATAAAAATCTATGCCTTCTCTTTCTGTTCTCTTATTATGCTTTTTGCCTTCCTGTCCTGGATTTACCATTTTGAACAATGATCAAAACCTTGTATAACGGGCACTTCTCATGTTTACTGCCAtcgttttatacatttataaatggtATTTCTcaactgtaaatcgctttggataaaagcattcgccaaattaataaatgtaaatgttgcagGTTCTCTGATGGGCGACCCAGCGCTCATGATCAGTCTGTACCCAGAGTTCCCTGCAGATGTGATGTCATCACTGGCGTCTCGGGGCGAATTCATTTTTGTAGTTGACAGGTCAGGCAGTATGGACTGCCAGATGCATCATGGGAATGACGCACAGATGCGCATCGAAAGTGCAAGAGTAAGTTGTCAGATTTCAGACATGACGCATTAATCTGAGTGTATTGAGTTGCGTGTTCATCTGCACATGTGTGTGTCTCCAGGacacgctgctgctgctgctgaagagTTTGCCCATGGGATGCTACTTCAACATCTATGGATTCGGATCTCACTTTGAGTCCTTCTTTCCGTCAGTAACTAGATGTTAATTAATCTTCAGGAGTGACTTTGTGTGGGTTAGCTGTGGGTGTGTGAGAGACTGTGGTGTGTGTCGTTGCAGTCAGAGTGTTGTGTACAGCGAGGACACGATGGAAGAGGCTCTGAAGAGAGTGAAGAGCATGAGCGCAGACATGGGCGGCACAGAGATCCTACAGCCGCTTAAACACATCTACAGTCAGCCCTGTTACCCAGATCACCCTCGACAGGTACAGCACAGCCACACTCTCACTGATTCcttcaggaaaacaaacagatCATTGactcctctctcttcctctctctcagcTGTTCATCTTCACTGATGGAGAGGTGTGGAACACTAAGGAGGTGCTGGATCTGGTGAAGAGTCACGTTTACTCTCACAGGTGCGTTCACTCGTCTCAGTCCTCCTCATGTACTGATCTCATGTCAGGTGCTCAGCACTGGAGCTGCTCTTGTGTCTGCAGGTGTTTCTCCTTCGGGATCGGTGAGGGTGCGAGTACGGCTCTCATCACAGGAATGGCCAGAGAAGGTTCTGGTCACGCTCAGTTCATCACAGGCACTGACCGCATGCAGCCCAAAGTAAGACTTAATGTGGAAACAGACTGGACAGAGTGAGCATAAGATGTTAAGGGTGTGTATGTACCAGCCTCTCTCCTCCGTCAGGTGATGCAGTCGCTCAGGTTTGCTCTCCAGCCGGCCGTGGATAATATCTCTGTGGACTGGACCGTTCCCGAGGGTGTGACGGTGGACATGCTGTCTCCATCCATCAATACTCTGTTCCAGGGTCAGAGAGCGCTCATCTACGCTCAGATTAAAGGACAGGTGAAAGCTTTGAATGGTTTTATCTAATGGTCTTTTGGAGACCAGCTTCATTCATATAAACCAAGGGCTCAACAACCACCAGATGCAAACTGAATCTAAACCCACTCCTGTGGGTTTCAAGCACATATCCCAGTGTGAAAGCTGTCATTGCACTGTTGCATGGCTAGATCTTTTCACTGTTATCAGGAAAGCAGAGTATTACAGATAAGAGTataagggtctacttttatttgtgcacacacccacaatatcaaaaaaacgtggtgcttttttttttaaaacaaagaaaatgatTTGGATACGCTTTCTGCCATTTAGgaatggtttaaaaaataaaacgaaaCTTGTAAAGGCTacttgcctcacagacatgagaaatatatgTATAGAAGGCTCAAAATGTCTACTTTAAAAGAATGCTAACTTGCCTGAAATAGTCAGAAattcccttttttttattttttattttttttaccttttagaCAAAACTTTACAGAAAGGTTTGCATGTGTATTAATGAGGTCagaaagtataaaaaaaagttagaataATGTTGTCTTTGGGATATTTTCACTGCaagacaacacacacaaaaaatacagCAAATGTTGAGAAAAGCCACCACAAATTTAGAAAAAGTCAATAAATCTTGTTGGGACTGCATGATCATCTGAGATACTGATCATTTCATGTTAAAAGGGTTTAATTGAGTTTATGATTGAATGTGACCAATAGCCAAAACAAAAGCGTTATGGATATGAATTTTaccaaagatttaaaaaaatataaagagaaCATGAACAAAGAAGCTCACAAGCTAGAGAAAGCAGTGAATTTGAAGAGAGGCTCCGCCCACACATTCTTCTGATTGGGTGTGATTTGTGATTGATTTTGTCACATCTGGTACCATTAGATAAATTGCTTGCTTGTGTTGCATCACATTTAATTTAGATGCTGTAAGATAGATGTGgtaacaaatttaatttaaatagttgCCCTGTAAAATCTTTAATCCTCAAATATGttactttttctttcttcctcATCATAGAGTTCAGGAAAGAAGGAAGGAGCTGTGACCGTGAAATACAAGCTGAAAGATCAACCTGTGACTAACCAGCTTCAGTTTACCTTACAACCAACGGAGGACAcagggtaatatatatatatatatatatatatatatatatatatatatatatatatatatatatatatatatatatatacatacatatatacatacacacacacacaaacatttgttgtgtaaagtgtgttcatcccataggtgtaatgggtttttatactgaacaaactgtatattctatcgcccttcaccaaccctacacctaaccctaaccctcacaggaaactttgtgcatttttaactttctcaaaaaaactcattctgtatgatttataagtgatttgaaaaatggggacatgggttatgtcctcataagtcaccctctccttgtaatacctgtgtcatacccatgtcattatacagagttgtgtcctgatatgacacaaaaacaagaacacacacacacacacaggtttcaaCCGGTTCATGGGACAGAATCAGCTCATTCATGAATAGGACATTACTCTTGATCATCAGAGGAGTGGTGATTTCTTCAGTTTAAATTGAGGaatatgtttcttttttatgacattttgttGTATAAAAAGTATGTTATTATGCTTTTGAACATGGTTTacccaaatttttttttactattgattTTATTGGTTGTTTTGGCATTGATCCGGACAATTATAGATGAGACATGGATCATTATAAAGAGGAGAACTGACCCAAAACTCATCTTTGTGATCACATTGGTGACGCCTGGCCGTGTCTCTGACGGTAAAGAATGTATTTATAGGTTTATGTTTGTTGTAGACTGACGATCCACCGGCTGGCAGCCCGGTCTGTGATCCGCTCTCTGGAGCTGGAGGAACGAGCCGAAGGAGCAGACGCAGAGAACGTCAGGAAAAGGATTGTGGAGCTCAGTGTTCAGGCAGGAGTGAGTAGCGCTCATACAGCCTTCATCGGCATTAATAAAGACCACAATCAGACTGTGAAAGGACCGCTGCTGCAGAGGAGAGTGCCAGTAGCACGtaagttctgtgtgtgtgtgtgtgtgtgtgtgtgtgtgtatattcacTGATTTACTCTGTTTAGAACAACCCTGATCCTGGAgtgccactgtcctgcagagttaagTTGTatcctaattaaacacatatGGACCTGCTGAATGAGGTCTTCAGGATGACTAGAAACTTCAGGAAAGTGATTAGGAGCAGGTCGGAACTAAACGCTCCAGGTCATTGGCACTCCAGGATGAGGATTGGACAAAGCTGGATCACAAGGATGATTTCATAATCAGTTTTACTGTCACATAGTAGTtagacattacatttacatttacatttatctgacgcttttatccaaagcgacttacaattgctatatatgtcagaggtcgcacgcctctggagcaactagaggttaagtgtcttgctcagggacacattggtgtcaaccagtggattcgaacccaggttcCTCCGACCAATGGCACGCTTCTTATAcactgcgccatcaccaccccATTAGACAGACATGCATAATAATTTGTTGTATACACATAATCAACATGTGAAATTCAATTCTTTATTAGATATGCTTCAGATGTCTATGATGCAATGCCAACCTATGAGAACGTGTGGTAAGAAATAACCTACTTTCTTTTTCATGGTTCAGTCCATCTCAAGCAATCCAGCAAAGGTTGtttaacaattttacattttctaaatttgtttAAGTGATTACCTCTATGTAAGATTATAGAAAAAGCACCTGATTTAGTCATGCAGATTTTTATATAAACCTCAATATCTCAGCTCAGGACAGTCGATTCTTAAATTATAGCACATTATATCAGACATTGAGGTTTAGATGTGGTCCATGACACAAAGAATAGAAATCTAATAAGTTGGTTTTTCAGTACCAATACATGAAGTTAATCACTCAAATATGAGTGGTCAATCAAtcaatttttcagtttttggatGATATGAGATATATTTTAGTCATGTGTTTTTTCGTTAATAGCTGGTAGCGTGTAAAAGAAAATGTTCTGCGGGTATTTCACTGAAATGggcttatttttaaatgtttttttcatctACTTGTCTTTTATCCTGTCACTCATTGAATGATTGTTTTACCTTATGCCCTTAACAAGCCCTGGGTTTTCCCTCTCTTTTCTCAGGAATGGTTGTCCAAAGGGCACGGCGTAAGAGAAATGCACAGACAGCAGCACATCACTGAACATGTCTTATTatgttaatgttgtttttttccatcTAATTTTGTCACTCATTGAATGATTGTTTTAGCATATGCCCTTAACAAGCCTTGGGTTTTCCCTCTGTTTTCTCAGCAATGGCTCTTCAAATGGATTTTGATTCTACAATGCGTAAGAAAAATATACAGCCACTtcactaagcttttttttttttctcaatctaATAGCCTTCTTCTGTATGTCActgtttgaatgatttttttttttttttagactattCCATGGCCTCGTCCAACTCAATGATTGAATGTGATGATGAGTCAGATCAGAGTAAGTCTAACAAAGCAGCCGTAGGTTTTGAAACAATGCCTTAAATCAGACAGGATTCATTTTACATGGAGACATTATATTATGCATTAGATACTgagatgcttttgaatttaaattcatTCAATCATAGCACCTTATATGAACTCTGCATGTAGATGTACATCAGATTAGAACTTGAAAGGAACAATTGATCTATGGATAAGCCCTGCCCCGTTAGTTACAGTTGCTCCCTTGGACAAACAAACAACTGCTCACAGTCTTGCAATGAGAGCTGTCAATGTGAAAACCTTGTCACAAGATGTTTTTGAACCATTTTGGAGACAGAAGGACCACCATTCAAGTGGAAATTGAATATGCCATACAGGGATATATACAAGATTTAAAAATCTACATGGTTGGTAATTCTCTATCATTTAACATGATTCGTTTGCAAGCAGTGTTTACAGATCACAATGCAAGTGGGAGAGGtctcatattattaaattgatTTACATTTAACCAGTTTAATATGAAGTGAAGTGTAGACCTTCGTTTGTGTTTTTGGCCTACAGTCTACTATTTAGGTTTGTACGTTAGCATAACTTTAACTTTAGCTAGTTATAGCCAGAGATACTTTGCTGAAGCACTAGATGACATTAATATTCTGATTGCGAAAATTAAAAGTGTAACTTAATGAGAGTATGACAACCAGAAAATGAaggttttcttttatattttgattGGGGTTAAATGCTTGGGGTCGGCATTTAGGAAAGAGAAGAGTGTAGGAAGAGAGGAGCTTAACAAAAGGTCAAATGTTTTCTTGTATCAGCTGTATTGATCATTATGCTTTTTTCATAGAAATTTAATCAGTAAGGGTTTGGGTCTATTCGGCtagaattgttttctttttctgaagtgcgtaatgaaatattttacagtttgattttaaatgtcaaatgacATCACAGCATGTGGACGATGATGTCATCACCGCTGGTCTACCTGCTTCAGGGGGTGTGCTGACATTTAACTTTACAAATGGCAAAAACTTTCTCTGTGACAGCGTTCCAGAACATTGAAAAAGAAACACTACTGGTGTCTGTTTATAGATGTGTCAAAATCCTGATTAAGgctttatttcatttgatttatttgctTTAATCATAAACTTACTGCTATGAATGCTGCTATGGGTGTTTAGATGACTTCTGTCTGAATGATCTGTGCATTTCAGCAGAAGCTGAGCCCCTGAAGGACCCTGTGCTCCAGCTGGTCTCTCTTCAGAAGGCCACGGGATGCTGGGAGCTCAACGCCTCATTGGCTGCTGTGTTTGGGAAGACAGAGGACGAAGTGAACAATCAGAAAACAGCACAGGTAGGACATATGATGTCATATCCAAAGATAGGTTTCTGattggtgtgtgcgtgtgtttgatgTGTGCTTGTGTTTCAGGTGGACGGGTCAGTGTGGGCCACCGTCCTCGCTCTCATCTGGTTATATGCATTTAAATCAGATCAGCAGGTGGAGTGGCAGTTTGTGGCCATGAAGGCGGCGTCATGGGTCCGCTCTCAGAAACGTGAGACAATATTCAGCTATCAAAATATTTCACATCAAATGTTCTGCAAGTTGGTGCTTCCCATGTTATTTTACAGTGATATGAgttgcaggtgtgtgtgtttcagcagacagcctgtctcagtgtgtgtgtgatgggaacGCTCTGTTGGGGTGTCAGGTGACTGAAGACATGCTGGGAATCTGAAGACTGCAAATCCTGTGCTTGTAGAAGACCAAATATCTAATATGTTTTTCCTCCTCTGAGTAggatataaacaaataaaataaaaaaatatatatgtatatcagtggcagaaattaagatttatagatcatctgaaagctgaatacataatctttccattgatatgGTTTGTTagtaggacaatatttggctgagatacaactatttgaaattctGGACTAAATACCAATACTGTtttatcaaagtttttttttccactaGCCTTAATTACCTGACATGTAGAATTATATTTGAATGCATTACATGAATCAGAATagagaaatatgcagttataaaCAGCCAAGaatgataattctaataatgtcTGTAAATATAACAGAAAAATATACTGACTCATTTCAGAGAAGTTTTCCTGGAACACTCTGATTAAATGAGAATTGTGACCCTGGATAAATTCTGTAATTTACTTCACCTGTTTGTCTGCATCCCAGAAAAAGATAAGCAGTTTGCAGTGAAAAATGTCTATATATGTGAGGGATAATAACAGTCCTGTACAAGTCagattaattaaatcaaaatccAATTGGTTGATTTCAGTCCAAACAACCTGGGAAAATGGGGAGCCAGACAGTAATTAATATTAGCAAAAATTCtaaaagtttattatttaaaatgtcctCTGTAAACAAATACTATTTACTGTAGTAGCAATAAAAACATTAAGCAAATAAATGATGAATTGTTTCCACAAACGTTTATTGTAGATTTACAAATTTTTCTAATTcaaacaaaagagaaaagacaacattttcataatttgattgttttatatatgaaCGCAGCATGAGTTGTTTTTGCAATACTT
It includes:
- the LOC127933162 gene encoding von Willebrand factor A domain-containing protein 5A isoform X2; its protein translation is MVNCCGLVSEKNEPVPLKSISVELQVRDHVASVSSCLQYVNEEERPLEAVFVFPLPADAAVCHFSARIGEQEIVAEVQDKQSARDQYDDAVSSGQQAFLLEESEESSDVFKLSVGCLSPGQKASITIVYIIELSVQADDALRFCLPAVLNPRYTPAVSAAGVPEVSSASVIPYTLSLSVEVRSSDRISKLESSCPLDPLEFLDAQHTHATVNLTAGHRFDKDVELFLYYENSHQPSAVVEAGASAAPSGSLMGDPALMISLYPEFPADVMSSLASRGEFIFVVDRSGSMDCQMHHGNDAQMRIESARDTLLLLLKSLPMGCYFNIYGFGSHFESFFPQSVVYSEDTMEEALKRVKSMSADMGGTEILQPLKHIYSQPCYPDHPRQLFIFTDGEVWNTKEVLDLVKSHVYSHRCFSFGIGEGASTALITGMAREGSGHAQFITGTDRMQPKVMQSLRFALQPAVDNISVDWTVPEGVTVDMLSPSINTLFQGQRALIYAQIKGQSSGKKEGAVTVKYKLKDQPVTNQLQFTLQPTEDTGLTIHRLAARSVIRSLELEERAEGADAENVRKRIVELSVQAGVSSAHTAFIGINKDHNQTVKGPLLQRRVPVAHMLQMSMMQCQPMRTCALGFPSLFSGMVVQRARPMALQMDFDSTMHYSMASSNSMIECDDESDQTEAEPLKDPVLQLVSLQKATGCWELNASLAAVFGKTEDEVNNQKTAQVDGSVWATVLALIWLYAFKSDQQVEWQFVAMKAASWVRSQKHSLSQCVCDGNALLGCQVTEDMLGI
- the LOC127933162 gene encoding von Willebrand factor A domain-containing protein 5A isoform X9 → MVNCCGLVSEKNEPVPLKSISVELQVRDHVASVSSCLQYVNEEERPLEAVFVFPLPADAAVCHFSARIGEQEIVAEVQDKQSARDQYDDAVSSGQQAFLLEESEESSDVFKLSVGCLSPGQKASITIVYIIELSVQADDALRFCLPAVLNPRYTPAVSAAGVPEVSSASVIPYTLSLSVEVRSSDRISKLESSCPLDPLEFLDAQHTHATVNLTAGHRFDKDVELFLYYENSHQPSAVVEAGASAAPSGSLMGDPALMISLYPEFPADVMSSLASRGEFIFVVDRSGSMDCQMHHGNDAQMRIESARDTLLLLLKSLPMGCYFNIYGFGSHFESFFPQSVVYSEDTMEEALKRVKSMSADMGGTEILQPLKHIYSQPCYPDHPRQLFIFTDGEVWNTKEVLDLVKSHVYSHRCFSFGIGEGASTALITGMAREGSGHAQFITGTDRMQPKVMQSLRFALQPAVDNISVDWTVPEGVTVDMLSPSINTLFQGQRALIYAQIKGQSSGKKEGAVTVKYKLKDQPVTNQLQFTLQPTEDTGLTIHRLAARSVIRSLELEERAEGADAENVRKRIVELSVQAGVSSAHTAFIGINKDHNQTVKGPLLQRRVPVAPMALQMDFDSTMHYSMASSNSMIECDDESDQTEAEPLKDPVLQLVSLQKATGCWELNASLAAVFGKTEDEVNNQKTAQVDGSVWATVLALIWLYAFKSDQQVEWQFVAMKAASWVRSQKPDSLSQCVCDGNALLGCQVTEDMLGI
- the LOC127933162 gene encoding von Willebrand factor A domain-containing protein 5A isoform X1; the encoded protein is MVNCCGLVSEKNEPVPLKSISVELQVRDHVASVSSCLQYVNEEERPLEAVFVFPLPADAAVCHFSARIGEQEIVAEVQDKQSARDQYDDAVSSGQQAFLLEESEESSDVFKLSVGCLSPGQKASITIVYIIELSVQADDALRFCLPAVLNPRYTPAVSAAGVPEVSSASVIPYTLSLSVEVRSSDRISKLESSCPLDPLEFLDAQHTHATVNLTAGHRFDKDVELFLYYENSHQPSAVVEAGASAAPSGSLMGDPALMISLYPEFPADVMSSLASRGEFIFVVDRSGSMDCQMHHGNDAQMRIESARDTLLLLLKSLPMGCYFNIYGFGSHFESFFPQSVVYSEDTMEEALKRVKSMSADMGGTEILQPLKHIYSQPCYPDHPRQLFIFTDGEVWNTKEVLDLVKSHVYSHRCFSFGIGEGASTALITGMAREGSGHAQFITGTDRMQPKVMQSLRFALQPAVDNISVDWTVPEGVTVDMLSPSINTLFQGQRALIYAQIKGQSSGKKEGAVTVKYKLKDQPVTNQLQFTLQPTEDTGLTIHRLAARSVIRSLELEERAEGADAENVRKRIVELSVQAGVSSAHTAFIGINKDHNQTVKGPLLQRRVPVAHMLQMSMMQCQPMRTCALGFPSLFSGMVVQRARPMALQMDFDSTMHYSMASSNSMIECDDESDQTEAEPLKDPVLQLVSLQKATGCWELNASLAAVFGKTEDEVNNQKTAQVDGSVWATVLALIWLYAFKSDQQVEWQFVAMKAASWVRSQKPDSLSQCVCDGNALLGCQVTEDMLGI
- the LOC127933162 gene encoding von Willebrand factor A domain-containing protein 5A isoform X3, with the protein product MVNCCGLVSEKNEPVPLKSISVELQVRDHVASVSSCLQYVNEEERPLEAVFVFPLPADAAVCHFSARIGEQEIVAEVQDKQSARDQYDDAVSSGQQAFLLEESEESSDVFKLSVGCLSPGQKASITIVYIIELSVQADDALRFCLPAVLNPRYTPAVSAAGVPEVSSASVIPYTLSLSVEVRSSDRISKLESSCPLDPLEFLDAQHTHATVNLTAGHRFDKDVELFLYYENSHQPSAVVEAGASAAPSGSLMGDPALMISLYPEFPADVMSSLASRGEFIFVVDRSGSMDCQMHHGNDAQMRIESARDTLLLLLKSLPMGCYFNIYGFGSHFESFFPQSVVYSEDTMEEALKRVKSMSADMGGTEILQPLKHIYSQPCYPDHPRQLFIFTDGEVWNTKEVLDLVKSHVYSHRCFSFGIGEGASTALITGMAREGSGHAQFITGTDRMQPKVMQSLRFALQPAVDNISVDWTVPEGVTVDMLSPSINTLFQGQRALIYAQIKGQSSGKKEGAVTVKYKLKDQPVTNQLQFTLQPTEDTGLTIHRLAARSVIRSLELEERAEGADAENVRKRIVELSVQAGVSSAHTAFIGINKDHNQTVKGPLLQRRVPVAHMLQMSMMQCQPMRTCALGFPSLFSGMVVQRARPMALQMDFDSTMHYSMASSNSMIECDDESDQKAEPLKDPVLQLVSLQKATGCWELNASLAAVFGKTEDEVNNQKTAQVDGSVWATVLALIWLYAFKSDQQVEWQFVAMKAASWVRSQKPDSLSQCVCDGNALLGCQVTEDMLGI